AGCTGGGCCCGATCGCCCTCGGCCTGGTCAAGCGCACCGCCCCGGTGGACGCGGACCTGGTGGTCGACGGCATCGCCGCGGGCCAGGAGGTCGTGGTGGACCCGGACACCGGCGCCAACGCCGACCTCGACGACTTCCGCCGCAAGCCCCGGTAGCCGGGGCGAGACCGGAGTACGGCCGCAGGCGTCAGCCGGGGCGCAGGTCGCTCTGGCCCGCCACCAGGACGTGCGCGAACTCGGTGCCGACCGGCGCCAGGAACATGATGTGCGTGGTGACCGTCTCGCCCGGGTCGATCTCGAACCAGAAGTAGTCGTAGGCCACGGTGTGCTCGGCGTCGATGTCGTTGACGAACCGTCGGCCGTCGGTGGTGGTGCCCACGGTGCCGGAGCTGTCGAAGATCACCGGGGACGAACCCTCGTTGGTGACGTTGAGCCGGTAGACGTGGTACTCCCAGCCCGCGGGCGCCTCGGCGTAGGAGCCCGTGCCGTTGGTGATGGTCGGGTCGGTGTAGGCCGCCTCGACCACCACCCGGAAGACGCCCACCGACGTGGTGGACCCGTCGTAGGCGGAGGGCGGTACGGACTCCGGCTCGGCCGCCGCTGGTTCCTCGGGATCCGCGGGCTCCGGAGCGGGGCTCGGCTCGGGCACGGGCTCCGGCTCGCCCTCAGCCGCCCCAGGCTCGTCTGAGGGCTCGGGAGCGGGCTCCTCCGAAGGCGGGGGCGCGGGCTCCTCGGTTTCCTCCGCGGGTTCGGATTCCTCGACGGGTGCGGGCGCCGCGGCCGGTTCGTCCTCGCCGAGCACCACCCGCGCGTCCGGCACGGTCACCAGGCTCAGCGCGACCAGGGTGACCGCGCACACCGCCCCGGCGAGCAGGACCGCGACAGGGATGGCGAGGGTGCGCACCGCCGCGGCGGCCCGCCCCCGCGGCGGGGTTCGAGGATCACTGAAACCCATACCCGTGTGACACGTATCACCGGCATGACATTCCGGATCTGTGCCCCCTTTACACACGACGGAGCCCGGTGGAGGGCTCCACCGGGCTCCGAGGTGATCGAGGCCTACCGCAGGGCGGCGGCCAGGCGCTCGTCGTGCAGGCGCTCGCCCCAGGACGGGGGCAGCGGGTTCAGCTGGCCCACGCGCCAGCGCAGCAGCAGGTCGGCCAGCTGCGGGTTGCGCGGCAGGGCCGGGCCGTGCAGGTAGGTGCCCAGGACCTGGCCCTGGTAGGCGCCCTCGGTGCGGTCGTCGTTGCCGATGCCCTTCAC
This DNA window, taken from Nocardiopsis exhalans, encodes the following:
- a CDS encoding DUF4352 domain-containing protein; protein product: MGFSDPRTPPRGRAAAAVRTLAIPVAVLLAGAVCAVTLVALSLVTVPDARVVLGEDEPAAAPAPVEESEPAEETEEPAPPPSEEPAPEPSDEPGAAEGEPEPVPEPSPAPEPADPEEPAAAEPESVPPSAYDGSTTSVGVFRVVVEAAYTDPTITNGTGSYAEAPAGWEYHVYRLNVTNEGSSPVIFDSSGTVGTTTDGRRFVNDIDAEHTVAYDYFWFEIDPGETVTTHIMFLAPVGTEFAHVLVAGQSDLRPG